From Periophthalmus magnuspinnatus isolate fPerMag1 chromosome 6, fPerMag1.2.pri, whole genome shotgun sequence:
TCAGAAGGAATCcaagcagacacagacacttttcAGTGGCAGGTACCTGAGGTGAAGAGGCTCTGTGGTTCAGGCGTCATGGGCCAGTCTGAATTGCCGCGGGGGGAGCTGGGGAATGGAGCGAGGCCGGCGGGTAGAGGGTTTGGATGTCTGAAATTACTGTTgtctgaaaacagggattggGACTCAGCAGCTGCCCCCTCAAAAGGAGAGCGGGCTGTGAGGTCTGAGACACTGATGGGCACCACCAAACTGGGCTTTGTTAAaccaggaggaggggagggggagtcACTGGTGGGCATCTACAAAGACAAGAATATTGTTACTCCTGGTTCTCCTCAACggattacttttttttatatgtagaaaacaacattatattacCTGTGGTAAAGTCTCTCCATTAACCAAACCGATGGACTCTGGAGGTTTGTCACTGGGGCTAagcagtaaaaatataattagaaAAATGATCCCAAAGTAAGTACTATGAACTTGAAAAATTATCCCTGATGTCTCTGATTTAACAACCACATTTCTGCAGCTAAACTAACTTTTCATCCCACTGTCTCTTGCTCAAACATTGGTTTTAGTTCAATAAAACAATGTTATCGATAAATTGTTAATAAACAACAATTACCTGTTACTGTCACAGTTTGAAGAAAAGGGGGACAGAGCGGTTCGCTGGACTGAAGTGAGCTCTGTGTCTAACCCATCTGAAGTGAGACCTTCTTGGTCTAGATAGTCTAGAAGTGGAGGGGACTTGCGATCTTCTGAAAGTCCATTAACCAGTTTATTATGCCCCGACGACAGTGTTGGCCACCCATCTTTCCCGTTGCTATTATTGGTTCTGGTGAGTATAGAAGCCTCAAGTGAGCTTCTTGGGGCCACATGGATAAGAATAATTGACAGaaagtatgaaaaaaacaaacctttgTGTAGAGTTCGTTTTGCTCTTTGACTTCTCTGTTGCACATGTTGGGGGTTGTTGAAAACTAGGATTAATTTTACAAAGGTCTAGAAGTTTCTGCTCATATTCTTGATGTTTTCCAGcctaagaaaaaaatgttgttgcaagttattaattcacaaaatatttaaaaagttgtttttgtgttgttattttttgcCATCTTTTTGGGGGGATTTGTACCTGCATTTCTTCTTTTGTAAAACTAGCTGCTTCATCCCCCAGTTCATGTAGATACATACAATCAGGTTTGGGACACTGCATACTTTTGAGAAAGTAACTGCAGTATTTTGTTGTCCCCAAGGAAGCCTGATTAAAAGCAGAGAAATAGCACAGTTACTACAACAAAATAGCAACGGCTGATAATGAAGTACAAATACGTTCTGTTTTCAGTGTTTGTAAAACATATACTAATTTTATTGGCTCACCTTGAGTGTTCTGCCATCCACCACTACATTGTTTACACACTGTATTGCTCTAAGAGCATCCTCCGGGCGGATGTAGGTGACATAAGCGCTTGCACTGGGCCCCTTTTTAATAAGAGACACCGGTAAACATTGTCAGTGCTTTTATTGGTATAGTCAAAGCAAATGGACATATATGAACTATTGTGCCTCACCTGTGAACCTGCATAGGATGTGCTGTTGTTGATGACAACTTTGTGAATTTTGCCAAATTTCCCAAAATATTCAGGTCTTTTTAGAACCTGTGCAGAATACACACAACACTCTCAGAACTACTACATTTTGGGAAAACAAAATACCAACAATTTTAACACTACAGTGTCAGCAACAGCATAAATGAGTGAGCTTGTTAGTGTGAATGCTGTACTCACCTCTGGGTCAGCGAGGCGCTGTGAAAGACCAACCACAAACACCAGGTTTCTCTGCACCACGCGGACACTAGCCAGATGCTTGCGGTTCTCCGTCACCTTCTGCTTCTTTTCATTCTGTTTTTGCTTCTTTTCATTCTTTATCCTCTGAATCTCCTCCTGTGACAGGGGCTTGTAGACAGCGGGGTCCTCAGGGTACGGCTGCAACACAAGCAAAGAAtgccaaatatatttacataacaagtatatttttaaaactttttcaattttaataacTGTACATTTAAGAAAAATTAAAAGTGTCTGCATAAAACAAAATAGAGCATCATTTGATTTGAAGCTGAGCAGCTTTACATGTTTCTGACCTTTCTGCAGGCAGGACAAAGGCCGTTCTCATCTGTGCGGATGCGGTGCCAACAGAAGCGGCAGATCTGGTAGCCGCAAGTGCAGGGGAAGAAGTTGACGTCATCTATCTCCAGTGGCTCCATGCACAGTGGACACTCCATGGGGTCGTCCTTCATTTCAGGGCTGTGGGACATCCTATGGCGCCGCAGGTGAGTGTTGAAGCTGGTCACAGAACACAAGACTAAAAATAGGACATTTCCTgattaataaattatttaaatatcaaTTCATATATATTTCTCGAAAGAAACactaaaaatgtacacaaaacaTAACAATAGCTAGAATAAGCAAGAAAATGCAGTATAAAGGCGTATTTTTAATATCACAAAGCAAAGATTAAACCATATGCTGAGAGCACATTTctcatgttaaaaaaataaacagaacaaaTGTACGACTCTGAAGCAAACAGCCCAATCATAATGCAAGCAATCATGAACAGCGTATTGTCACAGCTCGGCAAATTAAGTACAACTTCATTAAAAGACTGCACTTGTACTTCTTATCGGctattttgaaaaatacaaGAACGAGGTCTCATTGTGACAACACCATTACACAAGGGGGAATTCAGAGACAAGCCCAGATTGATAAAGGCCGATAATGGAAGCCTACAATAAACACTAAAAGGGAAATGCCGACAGTATAAATGCTACATACGAGTAAGACGTACTAGGCATCACATTTGTTCACAGACGTGTAACTGTTTAGGAATACAAGTCAGCTGATTTAGAAGTCGTGATGTCTAGTGTCTGGTTAATAGCCACTAGCCACTAACTTCAGTCGCCGTCATCGGATTGTACAATATGACAGATGTTATTTGACCAACGCTAGGTTAGCCATCAGTAGCCATGGATTGGTGACAGAAAGCCGGTCTGCGGCGTATTCAAATGCAGAAGCAACTACATTGATAAAAACCTAATAAAGCCAGCACAACAATACTTCCTAATCCATATGTGACATTATTAGTAAGATGTCATACAATGGCACTTTCGCCTGTCTAATATCTGACAGCTTGCTTTGTGCTAAAGGTTAGCATATGTCGTGGCTAACATGCTACATTTTCATCACATCGTACGAGGCTTTTGGAGCCAAGCTTTTGACGCGGCCTACACAGGCTAACACCGAACCTTCAGTTAGTTACCGACAATGTCCTAACGACACAGCAATTCAACAGGCACCGATTTAAATATCTGTAAAATATTTCAGGTGTGAGGCATAAAGTCACAATTGACACATCTACAGTTTCTTTATTGAGTAAGGCTTGAATAGAGCTAGCCCTGTTAGCTACTTGGCTAACATTAGTGTTACTTACCCTGTCCGTATTTAGCTTAGATTCCACTTCAAGGGAGTCACACCAAATTGGGCGGGGACTGTAAGCCAATGtgtctaaaatgtgaaattctGTGTAAACGGTCACTTAAGATAACCGCAgatgtgttgttctgtttcagtGTAAAGGCTATAAAGGTGTTTTGCCCCTTTCTTGTCTTGGTATTGTAGAGACAATTTACGCTCAAACCACCATCTTAGCTAGCATTAAAATAGGGAGGAGGGACTTGGGCAAGTATTCACTACTACTGCGTCTGCGCATCTGTGCAGATGTATTGTGGGTAGTGAAGTCGATTCACACAACTTAGTCTCAATAGACATGGTCATAGACTGGGTGGTTCCTGTTATGATTTTccaacatttcatttaaatggttaattaacaatgGCAATGGTCataattattagtattattttttatcattctgaaacccatggacacAAGATATATTTTAGGTAACATCCACAGTAAAGATTGCTAGACTACATAATAATGAATTCATACATTTTATTGACAAGTAAGTACATTGCACATGCATATGCTATTGGCCACTAAAAGAAGTTACATACAGCATAAAGGCTGtagaacaaaaacatattaattaatttttataaAAGTTGGCCTGGTCCAATTCAGGTGTTTATTGGGATCTATGGCATCACTAGTCAAAAAGGGGGAAATGGGGTGTGCTGATGCTAATGATAGTCGTGCAGCCAAAAGCCCCATTCGGACACAACTGTCTGTATCTCTGCCCTGAAGTATCCCTGCAATCAGTGCACCTGCAAAGCTGAATAAGAAGTTAAGAGTTTGAGTGACAGGTATGAATGatgaaattgtattttaaattagcttgggaaaaaaataaaataaaataattatatatatatatatatatatatatatatatatatatatatatatatatatatatatatatatatatatatatatatatatatatatatatatatatatatatatatatatatatatatatatatatatatatatatatatatatatatatatatatatatatatatatatatatatatatatatatatatatatatatatatatatataaaatacctATCTCCCGCTCCTGAGACATTCACAGTCTCCTCAGCTGTCACTTTCAGAGCAGGATAGAACAGTGCCCCCAGCTGTCTTTTCTGTGAAGACAAAAGCAAATTTACAATGCAAAAACAACCACTGAAGTTTATATAAAATAGACATACAGTTTTCCATTTTCTTGGCTGTAGGTAAATGGACCCAGCTTTATTTTCACCACATATTAGAACCCCACAAGCTCCCAGGGTCACTACCAGACAGTGAAAATGCTCCAGAAGGGGGCGTGAGAGAGCCATTGCAACATCCAACATTTCATCAAGAGTGTCTGGCAGTGCTGTTATGTCACAAAACGCATGACAAAACCACATTCTCAGTTTTAGCGCAGTTAGGGtaacacaaatatttaggaatatagaaacagaaatataaaagGATGGCATACTATAACCAATATTTACCTTGAGGTACTGGGAAGCCCAAAGTTTTATTCATGGTGCACAGCTCTGAGAAGTTTGGAGAGGCGTAGCACAGTGATTTCCAAGCCTCAGAGAGAAAGGGTTTGCTTGCCTTATCTGAGTCTGTTGGCTCATACCACACTGAAATACAATTAAAGTAAAATAGTTGCATTTTTCCACATATTCATTTTCACTGTACTTACCATTAATATTATGCTTTTCAACTAAAGAACAAACATAGTTTATAGTTGTGACTGGCAGGTTTCCATCAAGACACACGAGAGTGGAACCAGAGAGCTGATCTTCAAACTGTGAcacctaaaacaaacaaaaaaacaaacaaccaaaaaaaaaacattaagtgTGCTAATTTCTAAATACAGTGTTTGTGTAAAAGACGCACATACGTATTGCTCAGTTATTTGTTGGTGAATGTCCATGTCCCCCAGTCCAAGGCTCAGCTCTCCACTCGCAGTGATAACAGCACAGTATGTGGCTGTGCTCTTCTTCTTTAACTGTACCACACCACTGGTGTTCTGGCAAAAAGacagacaattttttttttactttttatacttaaaataacattaagatCAATTGATAATGATTTACCATATGTTTGCAGTAACTGAAGACAGCTTCACTGTGGAAATCACTTCCAGTAGCTGAGATGAACAGAGGATTGTGGCCTAACCGACTTAATGCATCTtaatagaacaaaaaaaaaaaaaaagaaaaagaaaattgctaattataaattattttaatgtacAACTCTGGGTAAGGAAAACAGATACACACCAGCAATGTTTCGCCCAACACCACCAAATGACTGGCAGACACTTCCTGGGTTAGTTTGCCCAGACTGTGGGAGACACTATTTACAAATGGTTTCAAAGCATCATATGCCATTTTGCAAGTTACTTGTGTACTTACAagcaatgtgtttgtttttcctttagCAATAAAATCCACATTTATGCCCCCAATTACAACCTgcaaaatgacaaatattattttggtgcaaatatttattttcaagtTATGTGTTGAGGAAGTACTTACAATATCCGATCCTTTGTTCAAGTTTCCATTCTGCCTAGTTGTGGTTATTGACttctcattttgtctttttgacaGTGCACATGCTATCTGACTGCCAACTTTAGCATTGTTATGAATGAGAGCAATGTCTAACAACATGTCAGGTTAAGGATGGTGAAATAAAGCCAtacatttattagattttttttttttttccgtaaaCATCAACACTGTGTAGGATACTGGCCTGTAGGGACTTTCCTTTTGTCAGTTCATTAACTTTCTGCAAAATAAATGGCGTCACATCTCTTCCTGtgacacatttatcactgaccAAATCAAACAGATAACATTTTCAAGAGTCAGCCATGTTACTCTTGTAACATGCAAATGCATTGAGTGTTAATTTGCTGATGACTACCTTGCCTCCTTCACGGCGGCTTGTATTGCCTCTTCTATCTCCTGTCCTGCTGCAGCTTGCTCCGCTGGGATGGGCACAGCAAATAGGATCCCACTTTGAAGACCCAGAGACAGAGCACTGGCTGAAGCAACACATCTGTTACATATATTTCTGCAACAACTTGATGCTATATAAATTGTTCTAAAACTTTGTTTACCTATAAGTGCTGCAGCCTCCTTTGGGTTGCAGACTTGGTGCGGAGAACTAAAACCACTTTGGGGAGAAAAGAAAGCTGGGAAATTTTTAGATGATCCATATGTGGCAACACATACTCCCTGAGTCTCCTACCCAATACAATATGAGAAATTAATAGTATAAAGTGAAGTACAAACCATGTGAATGATAATTGGCCACATTTAAATTACTTACAAGAAATTCAAGGGTTCGGCCAATGTCCAAGATGGACTTGATGCCAGCAGAGACCACAGCAATAGGGATTCTGCCCAACTCTGTCAAATCTGCACTAATGTCTAGACCTAAAgcaatatttaataaaaaaaaacaatatgataCATTTGTACAATCTATCTGCAGTGTACTTTGACTCACTGTTTTCTCCATCTCTGTGGACTCCTCCTATTCCCCCAGTCACAAACACTGGGATGCCTGCTCGATGTGCTGCTATCATTGTGGCTGACACAGTTGTCCCTCCAGACAGCCCCTAAAACACAAGGAAAACATTAATATTCCTTTATGTTTACGTATGACTTGTGCACTGCAACCTCACTTGGCTGATGACATAGGCCAGATCTCTTCGTGACACTTTCAGCGATGTCTTGCACTGAGATAGGAAATCTAGCTCCTCTGAAGACAGACCAACATGAACTTTACCCTCTATGACCCCAACAGTGGCGGGTGTTGCTCCTTCAGCCCGTATAATGGCCTCTACTTCTTTGGCTGTGCTGCACAAAACAcccaaaaacagaataaaataaaatagtgttgttgtttttttttcattttagttgcaTCCTCACTCtgaatgggcttgcatctccacacacCTGACTCTTAATTGGTCTGGAGAAGGGCTTCCTATtgcttccatggaaatactgttcctttagctataatcttccaGAGTATGGTATAAAACTTACCTatgtatggctttaactttctatttctatagaaacatgcaggtgatgtgccaccttcagaaagttacatactacagaaaatatatgtttatttacCTCAGATTGTGAGGATAGGGCATGCCATGGGTTATAATTGTGCTCTCTAGTGCCACCACAGGTCTATTTCCTGCCAATGCCTGTGACACAGATGGGTGGACTTGGAAGAGACTGtctaagaaacaaaaaatagttTACATATTATGGATAGTTAATATCAACATTTCATGAATCAAAATACCAGGTTTTACCATGTTTGCAAAGCCTGCTAGGATAGGTTGAAACCCCTCTTCTCAGGATTAGGGTGCAGGCTCTAGTTACCATCTTCAGCCCAAAGTGCAAGACTGAAACAATGTCAGCTTTTCTTTATCTGCTAATCAATCATCTTCTGACTATTTAAAATTCAGgactacaacacacacacaaagctctGTAGGTCCCCATGAAAATGTAAGATGACTCTTTTTGGAGCCAATTGCTCAAAACCGTGGTTACAATTTGTTAATGTCATTTCTAAATTCCTATTGTGCTTATATTgaaagaatataaaataaaaatcaaaacatttaacatttgtttCTATGTAAACAATAGGCTTAGAGATGCTTTACTGCTCTTGTCTGGGACACATTCCTCCACAGTCCCCTTTTGAGGCCACGCTGGGACATTGAAATTCCACAGCTCTGGGCAAGAAGTTCCTCTCATTGGCCTATTCAGATT
This genomic window contains:
- the cnot4a gene encoding CCR4-NOT transcription complex subunit 4; this encodes MSHSPEMKDDPMECPLCMEPLEIDDVNFFPCTCGYQICRFCWHRIRTDENGLCPACRKPYPEDPAVYKPLSQEEIQRIKNEKKQKQNEKKQKVTENRKHLASVRVVQRNLVFVVGLSQRLADPEVLKRPEYFGKFGKIHKVVINNSTSYAGSQGPSASAYVTYIRPEDALRAIQCVNNVVVDGRTLKASLGTTKYCSYFLKSMQCPKPDCMYLHELGDEAASFTKEEMQAGKHQEYEQKLLDLCKINPSFQQPPTCATEKSKSKTNSTQRTNNSNGKDGWPTLSSGHNKLVNGLSEDRKSPPLLDYLDQEGLTSDGLDTELTSVQRTALSPFSSNCDSNSPSDKPPESIGLVNGETLPQMPTSDSPSPPPGLTKPSLVVPISVSDLTARSPFEGAAAESQSLFSDNSNFRHPNPLPAGLAPFPSSPRGNSDWPMTPEPQSLFTSDTIPVSSSTDWQAAFGFGSSSKQQDDDLGFDPFDVTRKALADLIEKELSVQDQSPSSPGPLSQGTNHGPGLLPLNPSSSHHFPSGLPRHPQLHHRAIFNSFSFPGSQPNQASQQQPSPRHPWMSVPTRNNLAHLNHSASAASHSHFLDLNLPPQHNTGLGGIPISENSGSIDGLNVKEWQDGLRALLPNININFGGLPNSSSSSSSSSSNSVNHVGGPTGPAGLSHSLSWDGTASWMDPAIITGIPASGSSLDCLQDDNPPHWLKSLQALTEMDGPASSVMPTPAPLHSGLLDAHLPIPHRAAGGWAPYLPPPTANPSQFHSPPPGFQTAFRPPGQPATELLQSTAVDRH
- the zgc:136858 gene encoding uncharacterized protein zgc:136858 translates to MVTRACTLILRRGVSTYPSRLCKHDSLFQVHPSVSQALAGNRPVVALESTIITHGMPYPHNLSTAKEVEAIIRAEGATPATVGVIEGKVHVGLSSEELDFLSQCKTSLKVSRRDLAYVISQGLSGGTTVSATMIAAHRAGIPVFVTGGIGGVHRDGENSLDISADLTELGRIPIAVVSAGIKSILDIGRTLEFLETQGVCVATYGSSKNFPAFFSPQSGFSSPHQVCNPKEAAALIASALSLGLQSGILFAVPIPAEQAAAGQEIEEAIQAAVKEASDKCVTGRDVTPFILQKVNELTKGKSLQANIALIHNNAKVGSQIACALSKRQNEKSITTTRQNGNLNKGSDIVVIGGINVDFIAKGKTNTLLSGQTNPGSVCQSFGGVGRNIADALSRLGHNPLFISATGSDFHSEAVFSYCKHMNTSGVVQLKKKSTATYCAVITASGELSLGLGDMDIHQQITEQYVSQFEDQLSGSTLVCLDGNLPVTTINYVCSLVEKHNINVWYEPTDSDKASKPFLSEAWKSLCYASPNFSELCTMNKTLGFPVPQALPDTLDEMLDVAMALSRPLLEHFHCLVVTLGACGVLICGENKAGSIYLQPRKWKTKRQLGALFYPALKVTAEETVNVSGAGDSFAGALIAGILQGRDTDSCVRMGLLAARLSLASAHPISPFLTSDAIDPNKHLNWTRPTFIKIN